The following are encoded in a window of Kaistia algarum genomic DNA:
- a CDS encoding S49 family peptidase produces MPEMPGQLVHIADRLFGRPLFVHPQKAEVAAAVLRERIGTGLTIEAPHGEVEAGIEASRFSGTRRGPDGNYSVVRKQDGVAMIPVIGSLVNRGLWLDAYSGMTSYEGIAAQVKAAAADPDVKAILLDIDSPGGEATGMFGLAAAIRSVRDAKRVVAVVNDMAASAAFGIAASADEIVISPTSIVGSIGVVLLHLDRSAEMAQKGIRATLIHAGAHKVDGHPFGPLSAEVAADMQKSVMTFYDRFVETIAEGRQGRLTAEQARATEARTYIGAEAIKARLADRMGTFDAVLAELIARPNKSQRTTRHRPASAPPAPQKGSSMNQNYQNDESFAAGRAAGVAEERQRISSILALPEAAGREKQVSALIAAGTDAENAKLVLDAAGPAAPKRPSLTERMAEYELENKALGASGGRGPNTPSASWDKHVERQNARLGE; encoded by the coding sequence ATGCCTGAAATGCCGGGCCAGCTCGTCCATATCGCAGACCGGCTCTTCGGCCGGCCGCTCTTCGTGCATCCGCAGAAGGCGGAAGTGGCCGCAGCGGTTCTCCGCGAGCGGATCGGCACCGGCCTGACCATCGAGGCTCCGCATGGCGAGGTCGAGGCCGGGATCGAGGCGAGCCGGTTTAGCGGGACGCGGCGTGGCCCGGACGGGAACTACAGCGTCGTTCGCAAGCAAGACGGCGTGGCGATGATCCCCGTGATCGGATCGCTGGTCAATCGCGGGCTCTGGCTCGACGCTTACAGCGGAATGACGAGCTACGAAGGCATCGCCGCCCAAGTCAAAGCCGCCGCTGCCGATCCCGACGTGAAGGCGATCCTGCTGGACATCGACAGCCCCGGCGGTGAAGCGACGGGCATGTTCGGCCTTGCCGCTGCGATCCGGTCAGTCCGCGACGCCAAGCGGGTCGTGGCGGTGGTCAACGACATGGCGGCGAGCGCTGCCTTCGGCATCGCGGCCTCGGCCGACGAAATCGTGATCTCGCCGACCTCCATCGTGGGCTCGATCGGCGTCGTTCTGCTTCATCTCGATCGATCCGCGGAAATGGCTCAAAAGGGCATCCGCGCCACGCTGATCCATGCCGGGGCGCACAAGGTTGATGGCCACCCGTTCGGCCCGCTGAGCGCCGAGGTCGCGGCCGACATGCAGAAGAGCGTCATGACGTTCTACGACCGCTTCGTCGAAACGATCGCGGAGGGCCGCCAGGGCAGGCTCACCGCCGAGCAGGCGCGCGCCACCGAAGCGCGAACCTATATTGGTGCCGAGGCGATCAAGGCCCGGTTGGCCGATCGGATGGGCACGTTCGACGCCGTGCTCGCCGAGCTGATCGCCCGGCCCAACAAGTCCCAGCGAACCACCCGGCACCGGCCCGCATCCGCGCCGCCCGCCCCTCAGAAAGGAAGCAGCATGAACCAGAACTATCAGAACGACGAGAGCTTCGCCGCCGGCCGAGCCGCCGGTGTCGCCGAAGAGCGCCAGCGGATCAGCTCGATCTTGGCCCTTCCCGAGGCGGCGGGCCGCGAGAAGCAGGTCTCCGCGCTGATCGCCGCCGGCACCGACGCGGAAAACGCGAAGCTCGTCCTCGACGCCGCTGGCCCGGCCGCCCCGAAGCGGCCGAGCCTCACCGAGAGGATGGCCGAATACGAGCTCGAGAATAAAGCTCTCGGCGCCAGTGGAGGTAGAGGCCCCAACACGCCCTCGGCATCGTGGGACAAGCACGTCGAGCGCCAGAACGCGCGTCTCGGCGAGTGA